A stretch of Gossypium hirsutum isolate 1008001.06 chromosome A06, Gossypium_hirsutum_v2.1, whole genome shotgun sequence DNA encodes these proteins:
- the LOC107962154 gene encoding vesicle-associated protein 4-2 yields the protein MAIETDQKSSYDGKVWGFFKLPFRQTGNTSSTTSSSSAQTQPHLEGSDHHASANSVSSVAKSLLPTRRRLKLDPANKLYFPYEPGKQVRSAVRIKNTSKSYTAFKFQTTAPKSCFMRPPGAILAPGESIIATVFKFVEQPENNEKPMDQKSKVKFKIMSLKVKGPMEYVPELFDEQKDQVAIEQILRVVFLDPKRPCPALEKLKRQLADADAAVEARKKPPEDAGPRIIGEGLVIDEWKERRERYLARQQIEGVDSA from the exons ATGGCAATAGAAACCGACCAAAAGTCATCGTACGACGGCAAAGTTTGGGGGTTCTTTAAGCTGCCGTTTAGACAAACCGGGAACACCAGCAGTACGACGTCTTCTTCCTCCGCTCAAACTCAGCCTCACCTCGAAGGATCCGACCATCATGCCTCGGCTAACTCCGTTTCCTCTGTCGCCAAGTCGCTTTTGCCGACTCGTCGCCGGCTCAAACTTGATCCGGCTAATAAGCTCTATTTTCCAT ATGAACCTGGCAAACAAGTGAGGAGCGCGGTCAGGATAAAAAACACGAGCAAGTCATATACAGCTTTCAAG TTTCAAACTACAGCGCCCAAGAGTTGTTTCATGCGCCCACCAGGTGCTATTCTTGCACCTGGGGAGAGCATCATTGCGACCG TCTTTAAGTTTGTTGAGCAACCTGAGAACAATGAAAAGCCAATGGATCAAAAGAGCAAGGTTAAGTTTAAAATCATGAGTCTCAAGGTGAAGGGTCCAATGGAGTATGTTCCCGAGCTG TTTGATGAGCAAAAGGATCAAGTGGCAATAGAGCAAATTTTGCGGGTTGTTTTTCTAGATCCCAAGCGCCCTTGTCCT GCTCTGGAAAAATTGAAGCGCCAATTAGCTGATGCCGATGCTGCAGTTGAGGCACGCAAAAAGCCTCCGGAGGATGCAGGTCCAAGGATAATTGGGGAAGGACTTGTGATAGATGaatgg AAAGAGCGAAGGGAAAGATACCTTGCTCGGCAGCAGATTGAAGGAGTAGACTCAGCTTAA